From Bradyrhizobium sp. AZCC 1610:
CATCAACCTTGCGCATCTGGCGCAGGATATCGGCTATCCCGACTCCACGCATTTCAGCCACTCGATCCGCCGCTTCTATGGATTGAAGCCGCGCGCGATCTTTTCAGGCTCGCGCGATCTGGCGATCTATAGCCACCACCACGCCGCCGCCGACAATAGCGGGTGGACGCAAGAAGCCGGCTGATGCGGGACGCATGATCGCGCTGGGCATTTTCGCGATCTCTCGCGTCCCGCTTTCGAAGGTTGATCCATGGGCGACAAGGCCGTCATTACCTGCTCGCTGAACGGCGTGCTGACCGATCCGAAGCAGCACAACGTGCCTGTCACGCCGGAGCAGATGGCGCGCGAGGCCAGGGCTGCCTTCAACGCCGGCGCCAGCATCATGCATATCCATCTGCGCCAGCAGGAGCCAAACAAGGGGCATCTGCCGTCCTGGGACGTCAACGTCAGCAAGGAAATCCAGCAGGCGATTCGCGAGGCCTGTCCCGGCGTCATCATCAACCACACCACGGGTACGTCAGGTCCCAAATATCACGGCGCGCTCGACTGCGTGCGCGAGACCAGGCCCGAGATTGCGGCCTGCAACGCCGGTTCTCTAAATTATCTCAAGGTGAAGTCCGACAACACCTGGGCTTGGCCGCCGATGATGTTCGATAATTCGGTCGAGAAGGTGCAGGACTATCTCGACGTGATGAAGGAGGCGGGCACGATCCCGGAGTTCGAATGCTTTGATGTCGGCATCGTGCGCTGCGTCGGCATGTACCGGCAGACCGGGATGTACTCCGGACCGCTTGAGTATAATTTCGTGATGGGCGTCGCGTCCGGCATGCCGGCCGATCCGGACCTGCTGCCGATCCTGTTGAAGCTGAAGCTGCCGGAAGCGCATTGGCAGGTGACCGCGATCGGCCGCGCCGAAATCTGGCCGCTGCACCAGCG
This genomic window contains:
- a CDS encoding 3-keto-5-aminohexanoate cleavage protein → MGDKAVITCSLNGVLTDPKQHNVPVTPEQMAREARAAFNAGASIMHIHLRQQEPNKGHLPSWDVNVSKEIQQAIREACPGVIINHTTGTSGPKYHGALDCVRETRPEIAACNAGSLNYLKVKSDNTWAWPPMMFDNSVEKVQDYLDVMKEAGTIPEFECFDVGIVRCVGMYRQTGMYSGPLEYNFVMGVASGMPADPDLLPILLKLKLPEAHWQVTAIGRAEIWPLHQRCADLGGHLRTGLEDTFYLADGTKVTSNGQLIEAIAACARRAGREIASPAEARQIFGTRH